AGAGAACTGGGGTATAGTTCAGCCTGATTCAATCCGGCTGTTAAAATCCCCGCCTTTTCCCTCGATCAGGCCATCTTCCCGAAATATCCCCTTCAAAAAAGTAAAGTTCCTTCCTCCGGCAGCGCCATCCAAAATAATCCTCATCGGCTTGAATTACCGCGACCACGCCAAAGAGCTGAATATGCCTATCCCTAAAGAGCCGGTAATATTTATGAAGCCGGTGTCGTCCTTGATCGCCTGCGCAGAAGACATAATTTATCCGCCGATGTGCGCAAGGCTGGATTATGAAGCGGAGCTCGCGCTGGTGATCAAAAAGAAAGCCAAAAATATCCGGCGCCTCGATGCGGATAAATATATCCTGGGTTATACCTGCCTTAATGATGTAACTGCGCGCGACCTGCAGAAGAGGGATGGGCAGTGGACCAGGGCCAAGTCTTTTGATACCTTTTGCCCGGTAGGCCCGTGGCTGGAAACCGAATTCGACCCGGCGAATGCCCGCGTGCGCGCGTATCTTAATGGCAAATTAAAACAGGATTCTTCAACGCGGAATTTTATTTTTGACATACGGTTTCTGGTTTGCTTTATCTCCAAAGTAATGACGCTGTATCCGGGGGATTTGATATCCACCGGCACCCCTGCCGGAGTGGGGCCGATGCGGCCGGGGGATACGATAACAATCGATATATCCGGCATTGCCAGGTTAGAGAACCGCGTAGCCCGCGGGTAAATATCAAAAAATGCGGCCAGGACCCGGCTTGTCCGGGATCGCCGCAGGCCGCCGGAGATTATCTTCCGGTCCCTCGCGGTAACTTTAGATCGATAACGCGCGCTTGTATTAATACTCCTGTTCCATGCGGTTGAAGAGGTGGCCAGGGTTGACATAGATAAACTTTATAACAAGGAGGTGTGTATGTTGGGTATTGAAGACCCGGGGATATGGTTAGCTTACTTGTTATGCCTGTTATGTATGGGGTTCTGCATCATCTATGGCGCGGTCAACTGGAATAAAGGCGATGAGCCGGTTTATCCGGAGGATGTGAAATGGGTCAAGGACGAAGAACAGGCAAAAGAGGAAGTATAACCCGGAGGATATATGGATAATATATTTATCCTTACGCTGGTCGTCAGCGCGTATTTGTTTATGATCGGTTATCTCGGTTATTACGGTTACCGCAAGACAAAGAACGCCACGGATTACCTGGTGGCCGGAAGGAACACGCACCCATTCGTCATGGCGATTTCTTACGGGGCCACTTTTATCAGCACCTCGGCGATAGTCGGTTTCGGCGGCGCGGCGGCGGTTTTCGGGATGGGCCTTTTGTGGCTGACTTTCCTGAACATCGCTTTGGGGATCATTATCGCTTTTATCATTTTCGGAAAACGCACCAGGAAGATCGGGCATAACTTGGACGTGCATACGTTCCCGGAGCTTCTGGGGAAAAGGTTTAAATCCAGCTTCATCCAGGGGTTCGGCGGCCTGGTCATCTTTTTATTTATGCCGCTATATTCGGCGGCAGTGCTGATCGGCGCGGCGCGCTTCCTGGAAACCACGTTTCCCACGTATATAAACTATAGCGTGGCTTTGCTTATATATACCCTGATCATCCTGGCTTATGTCCTGGCCGGCGGGTTAAAGGGGGTTATGTACACGGACGCCTTGCAAGGGACGATCATGTTCGTGGGCATGATCATATTGTTCATCTTTACTTACGCGAAATTGGGCGGAGTTACTGTGGCGCATCAGGCGCTTACCGCCATATCCGATAAGGTCCCGGCCAATCTCGTAGCGTTGGGGCATCAGGGCTGGACCAAAATGCCTGCTTTGGGCTCTAATTTATGGTGGACGCTGGTATCGACGATAGTTATGGGCGTGGGGATAGGGGTTCTTGCCCAGCCGCAACTGGCGGTAAGGTTTATGACCGTGAAAAGCAATAAAGAGCTCAACCGCGGCGTATTGATCGGCGGGATATTCATCCTTTGTATGACCGGTTTTGCGTTTGTAGTCGGCGCGCTTTCAAATGTCTATTTCCTGAATAATCCCCAGTTTGCCAAGATCTCGGTGGCGGTTGCCGGGGGGAATATGGATAAAGTGATCCCGGCGTACATAAACAGCGCTTTGCCGTCCTGGTTCGTGTACCTGTTTATGCTGACGCTTTTGTCCGCGGCGATGTCCACTTCCAGCTCGCAGTTCCATACCCTGGGCACATCTATCGGCAGGGATTTTGTCGAAAAAGGGCTATTGGCCGGAAAGAATTTCAAGTATACCGTGGGGATCACCAGGCTGGGCATAATCGCCGGGGTGTTGGCTACGGTGACTTTGGGTTATAAGCTTCCGGGGAATGTCATCGCTATCGCCACCGCTTTATTTTTCGGCTTGTGCGCGAATACGTTCCTGGCTGCTTATGCCGGAGCTCTTTTTTGGAAGGGGATGACCAAGACCGGCGCTATCGCCAGCATGATGGTAGGGTTTTTCGGCACCGCGTTCTGGCTGCTCTTCATCCATCAGAAAGAAGCGGTGGCCATAGGTTTATGCAAGTTTATTTTCAACAAGCCCTGCCTGGCCGGGCATCCCTGGACAGTGGTTGATCCTATAGTGGTTATCCTGCCTATTTCTTTGTTGACCGCGGTGTTGGTGAGCACATTCACCAAAAAACTGCCCAAGGATCACGTGGAGAATTGCTTTAAACATATATAAAAAGGGGGGTTCGATGGCACGAAAACTTTTTATCGCGGCAGGTGTGTTTCTGGGGGCTTGGCTTTTATTATCCGCCAGCGCGTTCGCCCAGGTGAATTTCAAAGGCGGGATAGCCGAGCGGGTGCGCCATGAATACTGGTCGAACAATTGGGATATGGAGAATCATCATTATGACAAGGGCGACCGCAACTATTTCCGTTTGAAGACCAGTTTCTGGGGCAAGGCCGATTACGAGGATCTGGGCCTTTATGTGAAGATGACCAATGAAAACAAAGCCTACGCTTTTTACGGCGGGTCAGCGGATAAAAAGTACCATTATGATATCGACGAGGTCGTTTTTGACAACCTTTATCTGGACGTGAACAAGCCGTTTGACCTGCCCTTGAGCATACGCGCGGGCAGGCAGGATTTCCTGGGGCCGACCGGTTACGGCGAAGGGTTCTTGATCGCCGACGGCACTCCCTTGGACGGCTCAAGGACATATTATTTCAATGCCTTGAAAGCCAGCTGGACGGTGAATGAGCGGAACACCCTGGATTTTATTTACATCAATAATCCCAGGAGCGATATTTACCTGCCGGTGATCAATAAGAGCAAGCCTACCACGCAGCTGAATTATACCGACGAACAGGCGTATGTCTTTTACCTGAAAAACAAGGGGATAAAAAGCCTGAACTTTGAGCCTTACTATATTTACAAGACTGAAGGCGATAGGGGAGGCTCCGGTTTGCAATCGCAAAGGGGATACGTTAATACGATCGGCGCGTTCGGGAAATATAATCTCGAACCGTGGACGTTCAGGGCGCAGTTGGCCGATCAGTTCGGCAAATACGGCAAAGAGGACCGTTCCGGACTGGGCGGCTACGCGTTCGTGGACCGGGATTTCAAGGAAACAGTCTGGTCTCCCGGCGCTACTTTGGGCGTGGTTTATCTTTCCGGCGACGACAAAAAGACAGGCAAGAATGAGGGCTGGGACCCGTTGTTTTCACGTTATCCCTGGTTTTCCGAGCTGTACCAATCCGCGTTCACCGGGGAGTCAGGCCCGGCGTACTGGACTAACCTGCAGATGTATAGGGTAGGATTGAGCGCAAAACCGTCGGCGAAAATGAAATTAAGCTTCTTTTATAATTTCCTGCGGGCTAACGAGACTATCCCGGCAAGTTCCACATATTCATATTCCGGCAAAGGCAAGGACCGGGGGCATTTGGAGCAGGCAAGGATCGATTATGCCTTTAACAAGAATATATCCGCGTATTTCCTGGCTGAGTATTTCCAGCCGAGAAACGTTTATGCCTCAAACGCGGACAACGCTATATTCTTGCGCACCGAGATCCAGATCAAGTTCTAACATAGGGGACGGTTCCTCTTAATGTAACCTTATATTATGCCGGAAGTTATGATAAGCCGTTTGTCAAAAAAATAATATTAGCGGCGCCGGGGATTTGTAAAATGGCTTGTTGTAACTTGATGTCGGCTAAAGGTTTGGAAGCCGAGGAACCGTCCCCTTTTTTGTTGATTATTTCTTTCCGGATAGTATAATAAAAGCCTGTGGAAAAATACCAACGTTAAGGCTAAAGATGCTAAATGATTTTTGTATAATGATCTTCGGCAGCTTCCTGATCGGGGTCGTTCTGGTCCTGGTATTGATGAAACTGTCCCGGAAATATAAGTTTTTGATCCCCAAGGGCATGCCTTTGGTCGGGGGGATAGCTTTCGGCGTTTCTTTCCTGGCATCCAGCCTGTTATTTTTCTTTTTCCATCAATTCCTGCCGGAAAATATCAAAGGGCTTTTGCTTTCTTCGTCTATAATCCTGGTCGCCGGGATCATCGACGATATCCATGAATTATCCGTTTTGTTCAAATTCTCCTTTCAGATCCTGGCGACCATCCTTATCGTTATGTTCGGCGTAAGGACATATATCGTCGGCATCGGCGGCACTTTGAATCTTATCATAACTTTTATCTGGATCATCGGCATAACCAACGCCTTTAATCATTTGGACGTGGTTGACGGCTTATGCGCCGGCACCGCGCTGGTGGTGAGCCTGGCTTTTTGCGCGATCGCGCTTTTGAACGGCGA
This portion of the Candidatus Omnitrophota bacterium genome encodes:
- a CDS encoding fumarylacetoacetate hydrolase family protein, which translates into the protein MRIVRFKYRGEENWGIVQPDSIRLLKSPPFPSIRPSSRNIPFKKVKFLPPAAPSKIILIGLNYRDHAKELNMPIPKEPVIFMKPVSSLIACAEDIIYPPMCARLDYEAELALVIKKKAKNIRRLDADKYILGYTCLNDVTARDLQKRDGQWTRAKSFDTFCPVGPWLETEFDPANARVRAYLNGKLKQDSSTRNFIFDIRFLVCFISKVMTLYPGDLISTGTPAGVGPMRPGDTITIDISGIARLENRVARG
- a CDS encoding undecaprenyl/decaprenyl-phosphate alpha-N-acetylglucosaminyl 1-phosphate transferase, with the translated sequence MLNDFCIMIFGSFLIGVVLVLVLMKLSRKYKFLIPKGMPLVGGIAFGVSFLASSLLFFFFHQFLPENIKGLLLSSSIILVAGIIDDIHELSVLFKFSFQILATILIVMFGVRTYIVGIGGTLNLIITFIWIIGITNAFNHLDVVDGLCAGTALVVSLAFCAIALLNGDLLNAALTLALCGAVISFLRYNLPPARVYMGNAGSHFLGFVIAAIALLISYAPMERKAALLSPIFILWLPIFDTSFLVFMRIAKKILPFRKSNDHLAFRFLALGYSGKKALFAMFVLCLFFALCGVLISQMPNLSGMIIVFLVALVSFALIIRMSKVIVKG
- a CDS encoding alginate export family protein, encoding MARKLFIAAGVFLGAWLLLSASAFAQVNFKGGIAERVRHEYWSNNWDMENHHYDKGDRNYFRLKTSFWGKADYEDLGLYVKMTNENKAYAFYGGSADKKYHYDIDEVVFDNLYLDVNKPFDLPLSIRAGRQDFLGPTGYGEGFLIADGTPLDGSRTYYFNALKASWTVNERNTLDFIYINNPRSDIYLPVINKSKPTTQLNYTDEQAYVFYLKNKGIKSLNFEPYYIYKTEGDRGGSGLQSQRGYVNTIGAFGKYNLEPWTFRAQLADQFGKYGKEDRSGLGGYAFVDRDFKETVWSPGATLGVVYLSGDDKKTGKNEGWDPLFSRYPWFSELYQSAFTGESGPAYWTNLQMYRVGLSAKPSAKMKLSFFYNFLRANETIPASSTYSYSGKGKDRGHLEQARIDYAFNKNISAYFLAEYFQPRNVYASNADNAIFLRTEIQIKF
- a CDS encoding sodium:solute symporter family protein — translated: MDNIFILTLVVSAYLFMIGYLGYYGYRKTKNATDYLVAGRNTHPFVMAISYGATFISTSAIVGFGGAAAVFGMGLLWLTFLNIALGIIIAFIIFGKRTRKIGHNLDVHTFPELLGKRFKSSFIQGFGGLVIFLFMPLYSAAVLIGAARFLETTFPTYINYSVALLIYTLIILAYVLAGGLKGVMYTDALQGTIMFVGMIILFIFTYAKLGGVTVAHQALTAISDKVPANLVALGHQGWTKMPALGSNLWWTLVSTIVMGVGIGVLAQPQLAVRFMTVKSNKELNRGVLIGGIFILCMTGFAFVVGALSNVYFLNNPQFAKISVAVAGGNMDKVIPAYINSALPSWFVYLFMLTLLSAAMSTSSSQFHTLGTSIGRDFVEKGLLAGKNFKYTVGITRLGIIAGVLATVTLGYKLPGNVIAIATALFFGLCANTFLAAYAGALFWKGMTKTGAIASMMVGFFGTAFWLLFIHQKEAVAIGLCKFIFNKPCLAGHPWTVVDPIVVILPISLLTAVLVSTFTKKLPKDHVENCFKHI